A part of Stegostoma tigrinum isolate sSteTig4 chromosome 6, sSteTig4.hap1, whole genome shotgun sequence genomic DNA contains:
- the LOC132209793 gene encoding uncharacterized protein LOC132209793, producing MEFEPSSGPGSDDVNGENIDICFVDRKLEFLINGRVQRRDIFITLDCQQIPHQQTLAIWYKVITMVIVVITVWTNAQQYLMDNNLTKPEDKQENNRPDQSPRSHLHNGAGATPIARPSKRLLPPSCKRPAPATSPVTGPLSLPTAATSPARSHRQLPPPHWPALTIDCRRLTSPFSLPTAATSPARSHCRLPPPHRPALTIDCRRLTGPLSPSTAAASLAHCHHRLPPPYRPIVTINCCPVTGPLSPPTAATSPARYHRRIGPLLIRRHRSSPCLICCCCRSWSMCSPAATWFLVMN from the exons AGAACATTGACATCTGCTTTGTGGACAGGAAGCTGGAGTTCCTGATCAatggaagggtgcagaggagggacATCTTTATCACCTTGGATTGCCAGCAGATACCACATCAACAGACCCTAGCAATCTGGTACAAGGTCATCACCATGGTCATTGTGGTCATCACAGTCTGGACGAATGCACAACAATATTTAATGGAT AACAATTTAACAAAGCCAGAAGATAAGCAAGAAAACAACAGGCCAGATCAGAGTCCCAGGTCCCATCTCCACAACGGTGCAGGAGCCACTCCAATTGCTAGGCCATCCAAAAGGCTGCTGCCACCATCATGCAAAAGGCCCGCTCCCGCCACCAGCCCTGTGACTGGCCCGCTCTCACTGCCGACTGCCGCCAcctcaccggcccgctctcacCGCCAACTGCCACCGCCTCACTGGCCCGCTCTCACCATCGACTGCCGCCGCCTCACTAGCCCGTTCTCACTGCCGACTGCCGCCAcctcaccggcccgctctcacTGCCGACTGCCGCCAcctcaccggcccgctctcacCATCGACTGCCGCCGCCTCACTGGCCCATTGTCACCATCGACTGCCGCCGCCTCACTGGCCCATTGTCACCATCGACTGCCTCCACCTTACCGGCCCATTGTCACCATCAACTGCTGCCCcgtcaccggcccactctcaccaccgactgCCGCCACCTCACCGGCCCGCTATCACCGCCGAATTGGCCCACTCTTGATCCGCCGCCATCGCTCCAGCCCATGCTTGATCTGCTGTTGCTGCAGGTCATGGTCCATGTGTTCACCTGCCGCCACATGGTTTCTAGTCATGAACTGA